The window AGATCGGCGTCGACGGCGACGAGGCGCTCCTGGCCGTCGACGACTCCTGCGGCGGCATCCCCGACGACGAGATCAGCCGGGTGTTCGACGTCGCCTTCCGCGGGACGCAGGCCCGGACCCCGGAACGTGGCGGGACGACCAGCGGCGGCGGCCTCGGACTGGCCATCACCAAGGGACTCGTCGAAGCCCATCGCGGGAAGATCGGCGTCCACAACCACGGGCCCGGATGCCGCTTCGAGGTCCGGTTGCCGCTGGCGATGTCCTAGACCGGGTCGCGCAGTTCCGCTGTCGCGAAGTCGGCGATGCCCTTTTCGAAGCCGATCTCCGCGGTGAAGCCCAGCAGCTCGCGGGCGCGGGCCGGGTCGGCGACGACGTGGCGGACGTCGGCCGCCCGAGCGCCGCCGACCACGCGCGGTCGTGGGCCGTCGCACGCTCGGGCCAGCTCCTCCGCCAGGTCGCCCACCGTGTGCGGGGTGCCGGAGCAGACGTTCAGCGGGGTGATGTCGCCCTCCGGGCCGGTTGTCCTGAGCGCCAGGACATTCGCCCTGGCGACGTCGTGGACGTGGACGAAGTCGCGCTGCTGACGGCCGTCCTCCAGCACCAGCGGGGCTTCGCCGCGCACCAACGCCGAGCGGAACAGCGACGCCACCCCCGCGTACGGGGTGTTCTGCGGCATCCGCGGGCCGTAGACGTTGTGGTAGCGCATCGCCCACACGCTGCCGCCCGTCTGCCGCGCCCACGCGCCGGCCAGATGCTCCTGCGCGAGCTTCGTCGCCGCGTACGTGCTGCGGGGGTTCAGCGGCGCGTCCTCGGGCACCAGCCGCCAGGCCAGCTCGGTGCCGCAGGCCGGGCACCGTGGCTCGAACCGGCCGGCGTCCACATCGGACGCCCGGCGCGGTGACGGCGGGACGACGCCGTGGCCCGGGCACGCGTACCGGCCTTCGCCGTAGACGACCATCGACGACGCCAGCACCAGCTTCCGCACCCCGGCCGCGTGCATCCCGGCCAGCAGGACCGCCGTGCCGTAGTCGTTGTGCAGGGCGTACGACGGCGCGTCGGACGGGTCGACGCCGTGCCCGACCACCGCCGCCTGGTGGCAGACCGCGTCGACGCCGTCCAGCAGCTCGGCGACGATCTCGGCGTCGGTGACGTCGCCGCGCAGGAACCGGTGCCCGCTGGTGTACGCCGGTGGCGTGCGGGAGCCGTGGGCCGTGGGGAGGAGGTTGTCGAGCACCACGACCTCGGCACCCCCGTCCGCGAGCAGATCGGCGATGTGGGACCCGATGAACCCGGCTCCGCCGGTGACCAGTACGCGCACACCGGCCACGCTAGGGGCCGGAGGACCGGCGTGCCCGGGTGCGCGCGGGCACGTCACGGAATCGTCAGAACTCACCCGGCACCTCCCGGCGGCGGGTGGCCGAAACCGACTACGGTGGGCGCCATGGAACGGAGTGCACAACGGCTGGGCCGGGCCCTCGTGGTCATCGTGGACGATCGCGTGGCGCACGGCGAGCACGAAGACACCACTGGCCCGCTGGTCACCGAGCTGCTCGAAGAAGCGGGCTTCATCGTCGACGGTGTCGTGGTCGTCGAGGCCGAGACCGCGGGGATCCGCAACGCGCTCAACACCGCCGTGATCGGCGGCGCCGACCTGGTGATCACGGTCGGCGGCACCGGTGTGCTGCCGCGTGACCGCACGCCGGACGCCACCGCCGGGGTGCTCGACCGGCCGATCCCGGGCATCAGCGAGGCCATCCGGGCGTCCGGGCTGGCCGCCGGGGCCGTGGACGCCGGGATCTCGCGGGGGCTCGCCGGGGTGTCGGGAAGCACGCTGGTGGTCAACCTCGCCGGGTCGCGGTCTGCGGTGCGCGACGGGATGGCGACGCTGACCTCGCTCGTGCCGCACGTGATCGACGAGCTTTCGGGCCTCGAAGAGGTCTGATCTTCGCTTTGCCGGGCCGGGGGTGCCGAGTGGTCGCTCCCGGCCTGACTCATGCTCAGGCGCATCGAGTGCGGGATGACCGCACGCCGGCGGGGTGAAGTTCACTCTGGAGTTGTCAATGAACGCGTCGTGGGAGACTGGGGGCATGCCCGGGCAGCAGCGTGATCCCAAGGCCGGCAGCGAGCAGCGCCGGCGGGTCGACGAGATCTTCGGGGACGTCCTGCCCGAGACGACCTCGGACGAGCGCGATCCCGACCGGCGCACCGGGCTTCCGGACGACTGGTACCGGGAGAACCGGCCGCCGCACCACGATCGCTGACCGCGCTCAGTCGCGGCCGTTGTCGCGCTGGGCCTGGGCTCGCAGCAGGTCGCGGATCTCGATCAGCAGCTCGACGTCGGTCGGCTCCGCCGGGCCCGGCTCCTGGCCGCGCTTGCGCCGGTCCTGGATCTTCTTCACCGGCAGCACGATCGCGAAGTAGACGACCGCCGCGACCAGCAGGAAGTTGATCGCCGCGTTGATCACGTTGCCGAAGTCCAGGAACGTGGCGGGGTTGTTGTCGAAGATCTGGTAGCCGAGGCCCTTCGCGGCGTCCGTGCCGCCGATCGTGCTGATCAGCGGCTTGATGAGGCCGTTGGTGAACGCCGTGACGATGGCCGTGAACGCCGAGCCGATGACCACGGCGACGGCGAGGTCGACGACGTTGCCACGCATCAGGAAGTCCTTGAAACCCTTGAACACTTGCTCTCCTCACGAAGGGGACGAGGGATGGGCTAGCGGAGAGTAACCGTTACCGGACGGTCCAGTGAAATCGCCGCCACCCTCGTCGCGATCGCCTCCGGGAGCCGCAGCAGCACCAGCGGTCCCTTCGCCGCGGACGCCTCCCGGCTCCCGACCGACACGACCGTCGCGCCGCCGGCCAGTACCGACGCGGGCACGCCCGGCTCCGGCGCGGCCACGACGTCGACGCGCCGGCCCGGCTCCAGCAACTCGGCGACGCCGGCGTCGGCCAGGCGCACCGGCACCGTCGCCGTGGCCGGATCACCCGCCCCGGGGACGGTCGACGCGAACCGGACGTCGGTCAGGGGCTCCCCGGCGCGGACGGCGCCCGCCAGCAGGCGGCCGCCGACGCCGTCCAGGGTGCTCACAGCACCCGCTGGACGCGCGGAATCGGGGAGATCGGCGAGCCGGACGTCGGCAGCGCGCAGGGCCGCGCCGGAAGGGAGGTCGTGCGCCGCGACGACGGTCGGGGTCGTCGGCGCGCCTCGCGCGGAGCCGGGGTATGCGAAGAGCAGGGCACCGGCCAGCAGCAGGCCGGCGGCGAGCCAGCGGCGAATCAGCCGCGTCCGCCGGCTGGGGAGCCGGTTCAGATCAGGTAGGTGGAACCTCGCCAGCACGTCCACAGTGCCCCCTCGGTCGGATCGAGTGCGACGCCGTGCCGCACGAGATCGACGTTAGGGAAGCCGGACGGGCCGCCGGAAGGGCCGCGTCCGG of the Amycolatopsis sp. NBC_01488 genome contains:
- a CDS encoding NAD-dependent epimerase/dehydratase family protein, with translation MRVLVTGGAGFIGSHIADLLADGGAEVVVLDNLLPTAHGSRTPPAYTSGHRFLRGDVTDAEIVAELLDGVDAVCHQAAVVGHGVDPSDAPSYALHNDYGTAVLLAGMHAAGVRKLVLASSMVVYGEGRYACPGHGVVPPSPRRASDVDAGRFEPRCPACGTELAWRLVPEDAPLNPRSTYAATKLAQEHLAGAWARQTGGSVWAMRYHNVYGPRMPQNTPYAGVASLFRSALVRGEAPLVLEDGRQQRDFVHVHDVARANVLALRTTGPEGDITPLNVCSGTPHTVGDLAEELARACDGPRPRVVGGARAADVRHVVADPARARELLGFTAEIGFEKGIADFATAELRDPV
- a CDS encoding SAF domain-containing protein encodes the protein MDVLARFHLPDLNRLPSRRTRLIRRWLAAGLLLAGALLFAYPGSARGAPTTPTVVAAHDLPSGAALRAADVRLADLPDSARPAGAVSTLDGVGGRLLAGAVRAGEPLTDVRFASTVPGAGDPATATVPVRLADAGVAELLEPGRRVDVVAAPEPGVPASVLAGGATVVSVGSREASAAKGPLVLLRLPEAIATRVAAISLDRPVTVTLR
- the mscL gene encoding large conductance mechanosensitive channel protein MscL produces the protein MFKGFKDFLMRGNVVDLAVAVVIGSAFTAIVTAFTNGLIKPLISTIGGTDAAKGLGYQIFDNNPATFLDFGNVINAAINFLLVAAVVYFAIVLPVKKIQDRRKRGQEPGPAEPTDVELLIEIRDLLRAQAQRDNGRD
- a CDS encoding MogA/MoaB family molybdenum cofactor biosynthesis protein: MERSAQRLGRALVVIVDDRVAHGEHEDTTGPLVTELLEEAGFIVDGVVVVEAETAGIRNALNTAVIGGADLVITVGGTGVLPRDRTPDATAGVLDRPIPGISEAIRASGLAAGAVDAGISRGLAGVSGSTLVVNLAGSRSAVRDGMATLTSLVPHVIDELSGLEEV